Proteins found in one Solitalea lacus genomic segment:
- a CDS encoding class I SAM-dependent methyltransferase: MENILHSPINNNTLSDFISAKDYTVSGNEFSIKIDEQTGLLITTPRPKAEDLGKYYESDDYISHTDGNKSLFEKIYNWIRNYSLKKKLALVESKHPKGALLDIGCGTGAFLSVCKQAGWKVKGVEPGAKASALAKEKVQESIYPSLFDAELNGQKFDVITMWHVLEHMPDLNATIERLKELLTPTGVLIIAVPNYNSYDALHYGKYWAAYDVPRHLYHFSQQSVKQLFGNHEFELKETKPMIFDSFYVSLLSEQNKCGRKKWFSAFLMGLESNIKAQQTGEYSSLIYILNRK, encoded by the coding sequence ATGGAAAATATTTTGCATTCACCAATAAACAACAATACACTTTCGGATTTTATTTCTGCTAAAGATTATACGGTTAGTGGAAATGAGTTTTCAATTAAAATTGATGAACAAACAGGGTTGCTGATAACCACACCACGACCAAAGGCTGAAGACCTGGGCAAGTATTATGAGAGTGATGATTATATTTCTCATACTGATGGAAATAAGAGTTTGTTTGAAAAGATCTATAATTGGATAAGAAACTATTCATTAAAAAAGAAGCTCGCTTTGGTTGAATCGAAGCACCCTAAGGGCGCATTGCTAGATATAGGGTGCGGTACAGGGGCTTTTTTGTCGGTCTGTAAGCAGGCTGGTTGGAAAGTTAAAGGTGTTGAGCCAGGCGCAAAAGCTTCGGCTTTGGCAAAAGAAAAAGTGCAGGAATCCATTTACCCATCACTTTTTGATGCTGAACTAAACGGGCAGAAATTTGATGTAATCACCATGTGGCATGTTCTTGAGCATATGCCAGACTTAAATGCCACTATTGAACGATTAAAAGAATTGCTTACTCCAACTGGGGTATTAATTATAGCAGTGCCTAATTATAATTCGTATGATGCCTTGCATTACGGGAAATATTGGGCTGCTTATGATGTTCCTCGTCATCTTTATCACTTTTCTCAACAATCAGTTAAACAACTTTTTGGCAATCATGAGTTTGAGCTAAAAGAAACTAAACCAATGATATTTGATTCATTTTATGTGAGCTTGTTAAGTGAGCAAAATAAATGTGGACGTAAAAAATGGTTTTCAGCATTCTTAATGGGGCTCGAATCAAATATCAAGGCTCAACAAACTGGAGAATACTCTTCTTTGATTTATATTCTTAATCGTAAATAA
- a CDS encoding IS1380 family transposase produces the protein MVNLPIEYSDKPVTPFGGMSLLKRMLDKTQIYEQLNKLALPVAGSNRGYLPSDIVRSFWLGIWTGASRYIHCDWVRYDTVLQDIFGLKQMPSQSTYSRFFNKFNQAKNTEVFPALQQWFMEQLEINTITVDFDSTVITRYGEQEGSAVGYNPNKKGRNSHHPLMAFISQTRMVANAWLRPGNAAASSNCVAFMQETFDCCLQGKKVGLVRGDSGFYTEEILDYLEQKRLNYVVAVRMYPNIKSEVLCRSAWITLSKGIELSEMTFSHSQGKPRRYIIVKKRVEDRPNCTGKLLFEDMPGYRFSCYVTNLDLPLDQVWNIYNSRADCENRIKELKQDFGLENFCMQNFWATEASFRFIMVAYNLISLFRHFALNEHNKATHQTLKSYCFALGAWTATHANRKVLKISLPLKKRQWMDGLFAKIDLLDGKFSYSNA, from the coding sequence ATGGTTAATTTGCCCATAGAGTATTCAGACAAACCCGTAACCCCATTTGGCGGGATGAGTTTACTAAAGCGCATGCTTGATAAGACCCAGATTTATGAACAGCTTAATAAACTGGCACTGCCAGTTGCAGGCTCCAATCGGGGATATTTACCATCGGATATTGTTCGGTCCTTTTGGTTAGGTATTTGGACGGGGGCCAGTCGTTACATTCATTGCGACTGGGTAAGATACGATACGGTTCTTCAAGACATTTTCGGTCTGAAGCAGATGCCTTCTCAGAGCACCTATAGTCGATTTTTCAATAAATTCAATCAAGCCAAAAATACAGAAGTATTCCCTGCCCTGCAGCAGTGGTTCATGGAGCAGCTGGAAATCAACACAATTACGGTTGATTTTGACAGTACCGTTATTACCCGGTATGGAGAACAGGAAGGCAGTGCCGTAGGTTATAATCCCAATAAAAAGGGCAGGAACTCCCATCATCCTCTGATGGCTTTTATCAGCCAAACCAGAATGGTGGCCAATGCCTGGTTGCGACCCGGAAATGCCGCGGCCAGTTCTAATTGCGTAGCATTTATGCAGGAAACCTTTGATTGTTGTCTGCAGGGGAAGAAAGTGGGTTTGGTTCGTGGAGATAGTGGCTTCTATACCGAAGAAATCCTTGATTACCTTGAGCAAAAGCGGCTAAACTACGTGGTAGCCGTCAGAATGTATCCCAATATAAAAAGCGAAGTACTCTGCCGGAGCGCATGGATTACCCTTAGCAAAGGAATAGAGTTGAGTGAAATGACTTTCAGCCATTCACAAGGTAAGCCAAGGCGGTATATTATTGTCAAAAAACGGGTAGAGGATCGGCCTAATTGCACAGGTAAACTTCTTTTTGAGGATATGCCAGGGTATCGGTTTAGTTGCTATGTGACCAATTTGGATTTACCTCTTGACCAGGTATGGAACATTTATAATTCAAGGGCCGATTGCGAGAATCGGATTAAAGAGCTCAAACAAGATTTTGGTCTGGAAAACTTCTGCATGCAAAACTTTTGGGCAACAGAAGCCTCCTTCCGGTTCATCATGGTAGCCTATAACCTGATTAGTCTTTTTAGACACTTTGCTTTAAATGAACACAATAAAGCTACCCACCAAACACTAAAATCCTATTGCTTTGCATTAGGAGCCTGGACTGCAACTCATGCCAACAGAAAAGTGCTAAAAATCTCATTGCCCCTCAAAAAGCGGCAATGGATGGATGGATTATTTGCTAAAATTGACCTGCTGGATGGTAAGTTCTCCTATTCTAATGCATAA
- a CDS encoding alpha/beta hydrolase family protein, with protein sequence MAEMKPIKYTSRDGLTINGYLTLPVGVEPKNLPVIINPHGGPWARDEWRLNPEVQFLANRGYAVLQMNFRGSTGYGKEFWTKSFKQWGRTMQNDVSDGVAWLIKEGIADKNRIAIYGGSYGGYTTLAGITFTPDLYACAVDYVGVANMFTFMKTIPPYWEPYRKMFYEMVGDPKADSVMLAEVSPVMHADKIKVPLLIAQGANDPRVNKNESDQMVEALRKRGIEVEYIVKDNEGHGFSNQENRMDFYGAMEKFFAKHLKSEMGKN encoded by the coding sequence ATGGCCGAAATGAAACCAATTAAATATACTTCGCGAGATGGCTTAACGATTAACGGTTATCTAACGCTTCCTGTAGGGGTTGAGCCCAAGAATTTGCCGGTTATCATCAACCCACATGGTGGACCATGGGCTCGGGATGAATGGAGGTTAAACCCGGAAGTTCAATTTTTAGCAAATCGAGGTTATGCGGTTTTACAAATGAATTTTAGAGGTTCAACCGGCTACGGCAAAGAGTTCTGGACCAAATCATTTAAGCAATGGGGTCGAACCATGCAAAACGATGTAAGTGATGGCGTTGCCTGGTTGATTAAGGAGGGTATTGCCGATAAAAATCGGATTGCTATTTATGGGGGTAGCTATGGTGGGTATACAACGCTTGCCGGCATAACTTTTACGCCGGACCTGTACGCTTGTGCGGTCGATTATGTGGGCGTGGCAAATATGTTTACGTTCATGAAAACAATTCCTCCGTATTGGGAGCCTTATCGTAAAATGTTTTATGAGATGGTGGGTGACCCAAAAGCGGATAGTGTAATGCTGGCAGAAGTTTCACCTGTGATGCATGCCGATAAGATTAAGGTTCCGCTATTGATAGCCCAGGGAGCCAATGATCCAAGGGTAAACAAAAACGAGTCGGACCAGATGGTGGAGGCTTTGCGTAAGCGAGGCATTGAAGTTGAATACATAGTAAAAGACAACGAGGGGCATGGCTTCTCGAATCAGGAAAACAGAATGGACTTTTATGGTGCAATGGAGAAATTTTTCGCGAAGCACTTAAAATCAGAAATGGGCAAGAATTAA
- a CDS encoding DUF885 domain-containing protein: MKKTTSALCIALLAGACSNPDSKHEENSVAFNKMLDHYWEERMKLFPLEATANGDNRYNDQLPIDGSTAFLKESKAFFTKYSNEVKSFDREKLTDEQKVSFDIFKREMEISIEGFNYHSEYLPINQFTCMPLSFPQLGSGSGNQPFNTVKDYDNFLGRINGFTIWADTAIANMRIGISKGYILPKSLVVKIIPQMDAIPCNDITKSIFYEPIAKLPLDFSEADKKRIMTAYTKAISEQINPTYQKLATFFKKEYLPKARTTSGIDAIPQGKEAYQYLIKYWTTTNKTPQEVYNLGLQQVANIRSEMEKVKTAVGFKGDLKSFFNFANTDKRFMPYKTPKEIIDAFWAIKAKEDPQLKKLFSHTPKMKFEIRQTEAFRAASASPEYLPGSPDGKRPGIFYVPILDATKFNTVGMETLFLHEAIPGHHYQNALQIENTSLPAFRRFAWYGAYGEGWALYAESLGKELGLFSDPYQYLGHLSDAMLRAIRLVVDAGLHTQGWTRERAIQFMMDNMRISEAEATSEIERYMAIPGQALSYKIGQLKIRELRAKYEKQMGNKFNIAEFHNQVLNDGCLPLDVLESKMDSWAAKQ; the protein is encoded by the coding sequence ATGAAGAAAACCACCTCAGCACTTTGCATTGCGTTGTTGGCCGGGGCCTGTAGTAACCCGGATAGTAAACACGAAGAAAACTCAGTAGCATTTAACAAAATGCTCGATCATTACTGGGAAGAGCGCATGAAGCTATTCCCGCTCGAAGCCACTGCAAACGGAGATAATCGATATAATGATCAACTTCCCATTGATGGCAGCACCGCGTTTCTAAAGGAATCGAAAGCATTTTTCACTAAATACAGCAATGAGGTTAAAAGTTTCGACAGAGAGAAACTAACAGACGAGCAGAAAGTCAGCTTCGATATTTTCAAAAGGGAAATGGAAATATCCATTGAGGGCTTTAATTACCATAGCGAATACCTGCCAATCAATCAGTTCACATGCATGCCTTTGTCTTTCCCACAACTTGGATCAGGAAGTGGTAACCAACCTTTTAACACAGTGAAAGATTATGATAATTTTTTAGGCAGAATTAATGGGTTCACTATTTGGGCGGACACAGCAATAGCCAACATGCGAATTGGGATTTCGAAGGGTTATATTTTACCTAAATCGTTGGTGGTAAAAATTATTCCGCAAATGGATGCAATACCATGCAATGATATAACTAAAAGTATTTTCTATGAGCCCATTGCAAAACTTCCGCTCGATTTTAGTGAAGCCGACAAAAAACGTATAATGACGGCTTATACAAAAGCCATTAGTGAGCAAATTAATCCAACTTATCAAAAGCTGGCAACATTCTTTAAAAAAGAGTACTTGCCTAAAGCTCGTACCACCTCTGGCATTGATGCCATTCCTCAGGGAAAAGAAGCTTATCAGTATTTAATTAAGTATTGGACCACCACTAACAAAACACCTCAGGAGGTTTACAACTTAGGCTTACAGCAAGTAGCTAACATTCGATCAGAAATGGAAAAAGTGAAAACTGCGGTTGGTTTTAAAGGGGACCTTAAATCATTTTTCAATTTTGCCAATACTGATAAACGCTTTATGCCTTATAAAACTCCAAAAGAAATTATTGACGCATTTTGGGCAATAAAAGCAAAAGAAGATCCTCAATTGAAAAAGCTGTTCAGCCACACCCCAAAAATGAAGTTTGAAATTCGTCAAACAGAAGCATTCAGAGCTGCATCAGCAAGCCCAGAGTATTTGCCAGGCTCTCCAGATGGTAAGCGTCCCGGGATATTTTATGTCCCGATTCTTGATGCTACCAAATTCAATACTGTGGGCATGGAGACTTTATTCTTACATGAAGCCATTCCGGGTCATCATTATCAAAACGCTCTTCAAATTGAGAATACGTCCTTGCCGGCTTTTCGTCGTTTTGCATGGTACGGAGCTTATGGTGAAGGCTGGGCATTGTATGCTGAAAGTTTAGGCAAGGAATTAGGCCTATTTTCAGACCCATATCAGTATTTGGGTCATTTAAGTGATGCCATGCTACGTGCCATCCGGCTGGTAGTTGATGCAGGTTTACACACCCAAGGGTGGACAAGAGAACGGGCTATCCAATTCATGATGGATAATATGCGTATTTCTGAGGCAGAAGCTACCTCGGAAATAGAGCGCTATATGGCTATTCCTGGACAGGCCTTATCATATAAAATAGGGCAGTTAAAAATTCGTGAGTTACGGGCAAAATATGAAAAACAAATGGGCAACAAATTCAATATTGCCGAATTTCATAACCAGGTGCTAAACGATGGGTGTCTGCCATTGGACGTTTTAGAGTCAAAGATGGACAGTTGGGCGGCAAAACAATAA
- a CDS encoding YfiT family bacillithiol transferase gives MSTQNLEELKYPIGKFEKPDVVSPQQIKNAIEEIAELPIQIEAALEGLSNRQLDTPYRPEGWTIRQVVHHIPDSHMNAYVRFKLALTEENPTIRPYFEDRWANLKDTTLTPVNVSVQLLKALHQRWVILLRSMNNEDSQRTFFHPEKGSSLTLAEVVLIYAWHGKHHLGHILLVKNQ, from the coding sequence ATGAGCACTCAAAATTTAGAAGAATTGAAATATCCAATTGGAAAATTTGAAAAACCGGATGTTGTTTCCCCGCAGCAGATAAAAAATGCTATAGAAGAAATTGCAGAACTTCCAATACAAATAGAAGCTGCCTTAGAGGGCTTAAGCAATAGGCAATTAGATACCCCTTACCGTCCCGAAGGGTGGACAATCAGGCAAGTGGTTCATCACATTCCTGATAGCCATATGAATGCTTATGTCCGATTTAAGCTAGCACTTACAGAAGAAAATCCAACTATTCGTCCGTACTTCGAAGATCGCTGGGCTAATTTGAAGGACACTACTCTAACACCGGTAAATGTCTCCGTTCAGTTGCTAAAAGCATTGCACCAGCGCTGGGTAATTCTATTAAGATCTATGAATAATGAGGATTCTCAGCGTACATTCTTTCATCCAGAAAAAGGTAGTTCGCTTACCCTTGCAGAAGTCGTGTTAATATATGCTTGGCATGGAAAACATCATTTGGGTCATATTTTACTCGTTAAAAATCAATAA
- a CDS encoding C1 family peptidase, translating to MPIRMVKDEDSSSQGPPGGGGRFSGGGGGGGLIALLLSLLLKNPKLLLVVLVIGGAFYFFKGGCSGGGNIAQIAAHVLSTGANFDIKQYDKAEVFEPLAYDKDKNPLPERVTLQDFCPDRLNQGEQGSCVAWSSAYGARTILESKRTGGNPNEIAFSPAFLYNQIKMDGCQGSYIIKAMKSLKETGALPFNQFPYTDKDCSKMPNSSQLNAAEQYSMLGYNRLTLGGDDYTIDLNAIRQNLAQGAPVVIGMMVGGSFMQDMMGQKVWHPTNADYSMRGFGGHAMCIVGYDDYLEGGAFQIMNSWGPEWGENGFGWVRYNDFVRFAKEAYGVYPMGSKGEIKPNEFKVSVALVDNSTKSYIPLNSKSNNVFTTANHVKKGTKFKIEVNNSIECYTYVFQDSLGKSTILFPYTSKHSPYCGITGARLFPKDYSMQIDEVGGKDIMAVVVTKKPLDFVQLNQAINAAGRSSYPDKLRNALGSMNVSNVSFSAGQKISFEAPANKPDAAIAVVVEILK from the coding sequence ATGCCTATAAGAATGGTCAAAGATGAGGATAGCTCATCACAAGGCCCTCCAGGTGGTGGCGGTAGATTTTCTGGCGGTGGAGGCGGTGGAGGATTAATAGCGCTGCTTTTAAGCCTGTTGTTGAAAAATCCCAAGCTTTTGTTAGTGGTGTTGGTTATTGGTGGCGCATTCTATTTTTTTAAAGGAGGATGCTCTGGTGGCGGAAATATAGCTCAAATTGCAGCACATGTGCTAAGCACCGGAGCCAATTTCGACATTAAACAATATGATAAAGCAGAAGTTTTTGAGCCTTTGGCTTATGACAAGGATAAAAACCCCTTGCCTGAACGAGTGACGCTTCAAGACTTTTGTCCTGATCGTTTAAATCAGGGAGAGCAAGGTTCGTGTGTGGCGTGGTCAAGTGCATATGGTGCCCGAACAATTCTTGAATCGAAAAGAACAGGAGGCAATCCAAATGAAATAGCATTTAGTCCGGCTTTCCTTTATAATCAGATAAAAATGGATGGTTGCCAAGGGTCGTACATTATCAAGGCAATGAAATCACTAAAAGAGACCGGAGCCCTGCCATTCAACCAGTTTCCGTATACAGATAAAGATTGCAGTAAAATGCCCAACTCATCTCAATTGAATGCTGCCGAGCAGTACTCTATGTTGGGCTACAATCGTCTTACTTTAGGAGGGGATGATTATACTATTGACTTAAATGCCATACGTCAAAATCTTGCACAGGGGGCCCCGGTGGTAATTGGAATGATGGTGGGAGGAAGTTTCATGCAGGATATGATGGGACAAAAGGTATGGCATCCAACAAATGCAGATTATTCGATGCGTGGGTTTGGAGGACATGCCATGTGTATCGTCGGTTATGATGATTACCTTGAAGGCGGAGCTTTTCAAATTATGAATAGCTGGGGGCCGGAGTGGGGAGAAAATGGATTTGGATGGGTGCGCTATAATGATTTTGTTCGTTTTGCCAAGGAAGCTTACGGCGTTTATCCTATGGGTTCAAAGGGCGAGATAAAGCCTAATGAATTTAAGGTAAGTGTGGCATTAGTTGATAATAGTACTAAGAGTTATATCCCGCTAAATTCTAAAAGCAATAATGTCTTTACTACTGCAAATCACGTAAAAAAGGGGACTAAGTTTAAAATAGAAGTAAATAATAGTATAGAGTGCTACACTTATGTGTTCCAGGATTCATTAGGGAAAAGCACTATTCTGTTTCCCTATACATCTAAACATTCTCCTTATTGTGGTATAACAGGGGCAAGATTATTTCCCAAGGATTATTCTATGCAAATTGATGAAGTTGGAGGAAAAGACATAATGGCGGTTGTTGTGACCAAAAAGCCGCTTGATTTTGTACAGTTGAATCAGGCCATAAATGCTGCCGGAAGAAGCTCTTATCCTGACAAGTTAAGAAATGCTCTAGGCTCAATGAATGTTTCGAATGTAAGTTTTAGTGCCGGGCAGAAAATTTCGTTTGAAGCGCCGGCTAATAAACCAGACGCAGCAATTGCAGTGGTGGTTGAGATATTAAAATAG
- a CDS encoding DUF4199 domain-containing protein yields MKTEFKWALIISFVNFCWLVAEYLLGFHDRYVAIHPYITLLSITIPILGIRKALIEKKLFESGKKLGFWKSMQVGALITVICAVISIFSIMLYFKFINPEYSHFMVEYTVDKFAGAGKDVAHVRIEAQKYYSLKSFMQKSFAGTMFIGLIISFVLALFSAKEK; encoded by the coding sequence ATGAAAACGGAGTTTAAATGGGCGTTGATTATCAGTTTCGTAAACTTTTGTTGGTTAGTAGCTGAATACCTTTTGGGTTTCCATGATCGATATGTTGCTATTCACCCCTATATTACTCTGTTGTCAATTACTATTCCAATACTGGGTATTAGAAAGGCGCTGATTGAGAAGAAGTTATTTGAATCGGGAAAGAAACTGGGATTCTGGAAATCAATGCAGGTTGGAGCGTTGATTACGGTAATTTGTGCCGTTATAAGTATATTCAGTATAATGCTATATTTCAAGTTTATTAACCCTGAATACTCCCATTTTATGGTAGAGTATACAGTGGATAAATTTGCCGGAGCGGGGAAAGATGTTGCCCATGTAAGAATTGAAGCCCAAAAGTATTATAGCTTAAAGAGTTTTATGCAAAAGTCGTTTGCCGGGACCATGTTTATTGGGCTAATCATAAGCTTCGTGCTTGCCCTTTTTTCTGCAAAAGAAAAATAA
- a CDS encoding DUF192 domain-containing protein — translation MKSKKIPLFIIAGMLLASCTGETKKENIKSNESLSEIPEPKFLKEGELSFIGKNGNEIRKIDIEIADDEQQRTQGLMYRKSMADTQGMLFTFDKAEPQNFWMHNTFISLDLIYVNENKEIVKIRKNAEPLNEQQDLSSEKNAQYVVEVIGGFCDKFGISEGDKISFKH, via the coding sequence GTGAAGAGCAAAAAAATACCTTTGTTTATAATTGCCGGGATGCTTTTAGCGTCTTGTACAGGCGAAACTAAAAAAGAAAATATTAAGTCAAATGAGAGTTTGTCTGAGATACCTGAGCCAAAGTTCTTGAAAGAAGGGGAACTTTCTTTTATTGGCAAAAACGGCAATGAGATTAGAAAAATTGATATTGAAATAGCCGATGATGAGCAGCAAAGAACTCAAGGGTTAATGTACAGAAAATCAATGGCTGATACACAAGGGATGCTTTTCACTTTTGATAAAGCTGAGCCGCAAAATTTTTGGATGCACAATACCTTTATTTCATTAGATCTTATTTATGTGAATGAGAATAAGGAAATTGTTAAAATTCGTAAAAATGCAGAACCATTGAACGAACAACAAGACTTAAGCTCAGAAAAAAATGCACAATATGTTGTGGAGGTTATCGGAGGGTTTTGTGATAAATTTGGCATATCTGAAGGAGATAAAATTAGCTTCAAACATTAA
- a CDS encoding TonB-dependent receptor — translation MKTFFTAFTFLISILTMNVFAQTKISGIIKTQTGKHLAGAGIAIKDSYDGATSDKEGKFTFSTDEKDSKLLEVTMIGYEPYSKTILLNGTNINLIIELVETATELNTVVVTAGTMEANDTRKMAQLKSLDIATTAGAEADIISALQTLPGTQATSSEQGLMVRGGTASETKVYFDGMMIKNPYLNDLPDIASRGRFSPFMFNGVSFSAGGYSAQYGQALSSVLVLDSKDLETKTTTGLSLMSVGGGLLQTSRFKNSSLQFGGQYINLTPYYGLIKQQAKWNYAPRSYSGSVNYKLKTGTTGLFKLYSEFASGKLGLNYDNLDAPNKPHSYFNKNNNLLINSTYRQFLSDKVKIDAGLAFSTDNDSMKLSANNIGDYDRMGEARTMVTYYYGTLSSLRVGAEYYNSYKHQRFDYKTRSITDNQSAAFAETDYYFSRSLVARLGLRIENSSLMEKVNIAPRLSLSYKLNANSQLSSAYGKFYQSPIDTILIAHQNPDLGYQSSDHYILNYQYTTDKRTFRAELYYKDYNKLIKSDGSSHTNNGSGYARGIDIFWRDRKTIPTADYWISYSFLDTKRSYRNFQTTVQPSFAAKHTLSLVYKQYLTAMHSQVGFTYTFASGRPYYNPNNVNFMADITKDYHNLSMNISYLTRLLNQFTIVYLSVNNVAGFKNIYGYNYSTNGSIRKAIEPPARRTVFLGMFITIGGSDFNAM, via the coding sequence ATGAAAACTTTTTTTACCGCTTTTACATTCCTGATAAGCATTTTAACAATGAATGTTTTTGCACAAACAAAAATTTCGGGCATAATAAAAACCCAAACGGGAAAGCATCTAGCCGGAGCAGGTATAGCAATCAAGGACTCATATGACGGAGCAACCTCTGATAAAGAAGGAAAGTTTACATTCTCTACCGATGAAAAAGATTCCAAACTGTTAGAAGTAACCATGATTGGTTATGAACCCTATTCTAAAACCATTTTGCTCAATGGCACTAATATTAATCTGATAATCGAATTGGTTGAAACGGCAACAGAACTTAATACCGTTGTGGTAACAGCCGGAACAATGGAAGCCAATGACACCCGCAAAATGGCTCAATTGAAATCATTAGACATTGCCACTACTGCAGGAGCAGAAGCAGATATAATTTCTGCCCTCCAGACCTTGCCCGGCACACAAGCCACTAGCTCTGAGCAAGGTCTTATGGTACGTGGCGGCACCGCCAGCGAAACGAAGGTGTACTTTGATGGCATGATGATTAAGAATCCTTACCTAAATGACTTGCCAGATATTGCTTCTCGCGGACGTTTTTCACCATTTATGTTCAACGGAGTAAGCTTTAGTGCTGGCGGTTATTCAGCTCAGTATGGCCAAGCCTTGTCATCTGTATTGGTTTTAGACAGTAAAGATCTTGAAACGAAAACTACAACAGGTCTTAGTTTGATGAGTGTGGGTGGGGGACTTTTACAAACTAGCAGGTTCAAGAATAGTTCACTTCAATTTGGAGGACAATACATCAACTTAACACCTTACTATGGATTGATTAAGCAACAAGCAAAATGGAATTATGCACCGCGCAGCTACAGTGGCTCTGTAAACTATAAACTGAAAACCGGAACTACTGGTTTGTTTAAGTTATATTCAGAGTTTGCCAGCGGTAAACTTGGACTGAACTATGACAATCTTGACGCCCCAAACAAGCCCCACAGCTACTTCAACAAAAACAACAATTTACTTATAAACAGCACTTATCGCCAGTTTTTGTCAGATAAGGTTAAGATTGATGCCGGACTTGCCTTTAGTACTGACAACGATAGTATGAAGTTAAGCGCAAATAATATCGGTGACTATGATAGGATGGGAGAAGCACGTACTATGGTTACTTATTATTATGGTACTTTATCAAGCTTAAGGGTAGGGGCAGAGTACTACAATTCGTATAAGCATCAGCGGTTTGATTACAAAACACGAAGTATTACAGATAATCAATCTGCTGCATTTGCTGAAACAGATTATTATTTCAGTCGTTCACTAGTTGCCCGTTTAGGTTTGAGAATCGAAAATTCAAGCCTAATGGAAAAAGTCAACATTGCACCTCGTTTATCACTGAGTTATAAGTTGAATGCAAATTCGCAATTATCATCAGCTTATGGAAAATTCTATCAAAGCCCAATCGATACAATTCTAATAGCCCACCAAAACCCTGATTTGGGATATCAATCTTCGGACCATTATATTCTTAATTATCAATACACAACTGATAAGCGAACTTTTCGTGCAGAATTGTACTATAAGGATTATAACAAGCTCATTAAAAGCGACGGTAGTTCACATACCAACAATGGAAGTGGCTATGCGCGTGGCATTGATATCTTTTGGCGCGACAGAAAAACCATTCCTACAGCTGATTACTGGATAAGCTATTCATTTTTAGACACAAAACGCAGTTATAGAAATTTCCAGACTACTGTTCAGCCTTCGTTTGCCGCCAAGCATACATTGAGCCTGGTTTATAAACAATACCTTACTGCTATGCACTCCCAAGTAGGCTTTACATACACTTTCGCTTCCGGACGCCCATACTACAACCCAAACAATGTCAATTTTATGGCAGACATTACCAAAGACTATCACAACCTTAGTATGAATATCAGTTATTTGACCCGTCTTTTAAATCAGTTTACGATTGTTTATCTATCTGTAAATAATGTTGCCGGATTTAAGAATATATATGGTTATAACTATTCTACAAATGGATCCATTCGTAAAGCAATTGAACCTCCAGCTCGACGCACTGTATTTTTGGGTATGTTTATTACCATTGGAGGCTCTGACTTTAACGCCATGTAA